Proteins from a single region of Peptococcaceae bacterium 1198_IL3148:
- a CDS encoding ImmA/IrrE family metallo-endopeptidase → MPRLKSSKRKELESIGIQRARETRGALGLGKGPISDIFSIIEQHKILLLRHKASDPRLHAFFAEIKGHPVIFINSDEPLGRQYFSAAHEFCHFLYDRNSLKGIYCDPGNSKNNDDEIEIIADAFAGEFLMPIEGLEDSFRKFFGHPTIITEKHIIKMQQFFKVSYAAMAYSLFKAGILKNGSIYGKLKKLGNIENTEELKFQTKRLGYTSELNEPTSPYFPHIFLEAVTSNFENGIITYGKLESLLELWGKTPSDYGLEPHDYYDD, encoded by the coding sequence ATGCCTAGGCTAAAGAGTAGTAAACGCAAGGAATTGGAATCAATTGGTATTCAAAGGGCAAGAGAAACAAGAGGTGCCCTAGGATTAGGAAAAGGCCCAATATCAGACATATTTAGTATAATTGAGCAGCATAAGATTTTACTACTAAGGCATAAAGCTTCAGATCCTAGGCTTCATGCCTTTTTTGCTGAAATCAAAGGTCATCCAGTTATATTTATTAATTCAGATGAACCATTAGGCAGACAATATTTTTCGGCTGCACATGAGTTTTGCCACTTTCTCTATGATAGAAATAGTCTGAAAGGCATTTATTGCGACCCAGGAAACAGTAAAAATAACGATGATGAAATAGAAATTATTGCTGATGCTTTTGCAGGTGAGTTTTTAATGCCTATTGAAGGTTTAGAAGATTCATTCAGAAAGTTTTTTGGTCATCCTACAATTATAACTGAGAAGCATATTATTAAAATGCAACAATTCTTTAAGGTTAGCTATGCTGCTATGGCTTATTCCTTGTTTAAAGCAGGCATACTAAAAAATGGTTCTATATATGGCAAACTCAAAAAACTCGGCAATATCGAAAATACCGAGGAATTAAAATTTCAAACTAAAAGGCTAGGATATACATCTGAACTGAATGAACCAACTTCCCCTTACTTTCCTCATATTTTTTTAGAAGCAGTAACAAGCAATTTTGAAAATGGCATAATCACCTATGGAAAGCTCGAAAGCCTTCTGGAACTTTGGGGCAAAACTCCAAGTGATTATGGTTTGGAGCCTCATGACTACTACGATGATTGA
- a CDS encoding YvrJ family protein, which produces MGITKNLVTSALQLQVKKGVNALGDFILGKITYRNIKADATEQDMYDVSQVLGGLQQHTLSANYGFPMVMAGYLLVRLEPVIKDLQKSITLLTMVVAKQSDIDMEQMQQILDIKRGGA; this is translated from the coding sequence ATGGGGATTACCAAAAATCTGGTAACCTCGGCGCTGCAGTTGCAAGTGAAAAAGGGGGTAAATGCCTTAGGGGACTTCATCTTAGGTAAGATTACCTACAGGAACATTAAGGCGGACGCCACCGAGCAGGACATGTACGATGTATCCCAGGTATTGGGCGGATTGCAGCAACACACTTTGTCGGCAAACTACGGCTTCCCGATGGTGATGGCGGGTTATCTTTTAGTACGGTTGGAACCAGTAATTAAAGATTTGCAGAAGTCCATCACTTTACTGACCATGGTAGTGGCCAAGCAATCCGACATAGACATGGAGCAGATGCAGCAAATACTGGACATTAAAAGGGGCGGCGCCTGA
- a CDS encoding methylated-DNA--[protein]-cysteine S-methyltransferase: MKYNIIQIKDVGWIAVAWSNNRLAVLTLPYPSPEAALEQLHDYVDPTQLIAGDADTEQVLCLRRELSKYFGGQRCQLNFPVDLSWCTPFQRQVLESISTIPYGETRSYQQVAAMIGKPTASRAVGGALRNNRVLLVLPCHRVIRSDGSLGGFGGIENSDWKRKFLAIERD, translated from the coding sequence ATGAAATATAATATTATACAGATTAAAGATGTTGGTTGGATTGCTGTGGCCTGGTCTAACAATCGGCTAGCGGTTTTAACATTGCCTTACCCGTCACCAGAAGCCGCTTTGGAACAATTGCATGACTATGTGGACCCAACTCAACTGATCGCAGGGGACGCTGATACCGAACAGGTTTTATGCTTACGGCGAGAGCTGAGCAAATATTTCGGTGGTCAGCGGTGCCAGTTGAACTTTCCAGTAGACTTGAGTTGGTGTACCCCCTTTCAACGTCAGGTGTTGGAAAGTATCAGCACCATACCCTATGGTGAAACCCGCTCCTATCAGCAAGTGGCGGCAATGATTGGTAAACCAACTGCCAGCCGGGCCGTTGGCGGCGCATTGCGTAACAACCGCGTGCTGTTGGTATTACCTTGTCACCGAGTAATCAGAAGTGATGGTTCGCTGGGTGGCTTTGGCGGCATCGAAAACAGTGATTGGAAACGAAAGTTTTTAGCTATTGAGAGGGATTAA
- a CDS encoding helix-turn-helix transcriptional regulator, with protein sequence MARMPTFMEIGERIRALRTSKGYDQAHLAKELGVSRPVVTKIENGNKAINSIELRKIADLLAVSVDELTRPVEEETLVAKFRQGHDDASFLQAVNSIEYIFKTMITQISLRSNNNA encoded by the coding sequence ATGGCTAGGATGCCTACGTTCATGGAGATCGGTGAACGAATAAGAGCTTTAAGGACATCAAAAGGTTATGACCAAGCACACTTAGCTAAGGAATTGGGAGTATCCCGCCCAGTCGTAACAAAGATAGAAAATGGCAACAAAGCCATTAATAGCATCGAACTAAGAAAAATTGCAGACTTATTAGCTGTATCTGTAGATGAATTAACAAGGCCGGTAGAAGAAGAAACTTTGGTTGCTAAGTTTCGCCAGGGCCATGATGATGCAAGTTTCTTACAAGCAGTAAATAGCATAGAATATATCTTTAAAACCATGATAACACAAATAAGTTTAAGGAGTAATAATAATGCCTAG